Proteins co-encoded in one Microbacterium hydrocarbonoxydans genomic window:
- a CDS encoding beta-N-acetylhexosaminidase has product MVLPHSMPLVPLPLSATVGGSRMPLTETVRVIGDSPAVEQLVEGISRRTGVRLSRSTEPSDGTISLRVDPDAAESEGYTLAVGSSVEIVGADEAGLFYGIQTLLQLLREGDDGWGITHAQISDAPRFARRGVMLDVTRHFFSVAEVEKFIDATSALKFNHLHLHLSDDQGWRIQIDSWPKLTELASLTAAGGDRGGFYSKQQYRAIVEYAAARHMIVIPEIDLPGHTHAIGVAYPELVESPVLNDGLVAESARLEQPLPVKGEPYVGWGVGHSSVRIHEERTYEFVRDVVRELAELTPGPYIHIGGDESLGTPQADFDVFVERATAIVVEAGKIPVAWHEVGAAAEIAEGTIGQYWGKTTPEGTHAEEAAHFVERGGALIMSAADVAYLDMKYSTDFPIGLTWAGVVDIRTAYEWEPTEVLDVPDSAILGIEAPLWSETTRTIGDVEQLVFPRAAAQAEIAWSPRTSPERTWESFRTRLATLAPLWETADIDFHRSEEIPWTDR; this is encoded by the coding sequence ATGGTCCTTCCCCATTCCATGCCCCTCGTCCCCCTTCCGCTCTCCGCCACTGTCGGCGGCAGCCGGATGCCGCTCACCGAAACCGTCCGAGTCATCGGAGACTCGCCTGCCGTGGAGCAGCTGGTCGAGGGGATCTCCCGGCGCACCGGCGTCCGGCTCTCTCGTTCGACGGAGCCTTCAGACGGCACGATCTCGCTCCGCGTCGACCCCGACGCCGCCGAGAGCGAGGGATACACGCTCGCCGTCGGCTCCTCGGTCGAGATCGTCGGCGCAGACGAGGCGGGGCTCTTCTACGGCATCCAGACTCTGCTCCAGCTTCTGCGAGAAGGTGACGACGGATGGGGTATCACTCATGCGCAGATCTCCGACGCCCCTCGCTTCGCCCGCCGTGGCGTCATGCTCGACGTCACGCGTCACTTCTTCAGCGTCGCCGAGGTCGAGAAGTTCATCGACGCCACCAGCGCCCTCAAGTTCAACCACCTCCACCTTCATCTCAGCGACGACCAGGGATGGCGCATCCAGATCGACTCCTGGCCGAAGCTCACCGAGCTGGCGTCGCTGACGGCCGCGGGAGGAGACCGCGGCGGGTTCTACTCGAAGCAGCAGTACCGCGCGATCGTCGAGTATGCGGCGGCCCGCCATATGATCGTGATCCCCGAGATCGACCTGCCGGGCCACACCCACGCGATCGGGGTCGCCTACCCCGAACTCGTCGAGAGCCCCGTTCTCAACGACGGGCTGGTCGCCGAGTCCGCCCGGTTGGAGCAGCCGCTGCCCGTCAAGGGCGAGCCATACGTCGGCTGGGGTGTCGGTCACTCGAGCGTCCGCATCCACGAAGAGCGCACCTACGAGTTCGTGCGCGACGTGGTGCGCGAGCTCGCCGAGCTGACGCCGGGGCCCTATATCCACATCGGGGGCGACGAGTCGCTCGGCACCCCGCAGGCCGATTTCGACGTCTTCGTCGAGCGCGCGACGGCGATCGTCGTCGAGGCGGGGAAGATCCCCGTGGCGTGGCACGAGGTCGGCGCAGCGGCGGAGATTGCCGAGGGCACGATCGGTCAGTACTGGGGGAAGACCACGCCTGAAGGCACGCACGCCGAAGAGGCGGCGCACTTCGTCGAACGCGGCGGTGCGCTGATCATGTCTGCGGCAGACGTCGCCTATCTCGACATGAAGTACTCGACCGACTTCCCGATCGGACTCACCTGGGCCGGCGTCGTCGATATACGAACCGCGTACGAGTGGGAGCCGACCGAGGTGCTCGACGTGCCCGACTCGGCGATCCTCGGGATCGAGGCTCCTCTGTGGAGCGAGACGACCCGCACGATCGGCGACGTCGAGCAGCTCGTCTTCCCGCGCGCGGCCGCCCAGGCCGAGATCGCCTGGTCTCCTCGGACATCTCCGGAGCGCACCTGGGAGTCATTCCGCACACGACTCGCGACGCTCGCCCCGCTCTGGGAGACTGCCGACATCGACTTCCACCGCTCCGAGGAGATCCCATGGACCGATCGATGA
- the glyA gene encoding serine hydroxymethyltransferase, whose translation MTDRYFNAPLSEVDPEIAQVLDRELARQQTFLEMIASENFVPVSVLQSQGSVLTNKYAEGYPGRRYYGGCEEVDVAEELAIQRAKDLFGAEFANVQPHSGASANAAVLHAIARPGDTLLGLALDQGGHLTHGMKINFSGRLYDIVAYGVDPETSTIDMDEVRRLALEHKPKVIIAGWSAYPRTLDFAAFRAIADEVGALLWVDMAHFAGLVAAGLHPNPVPHAHVVSSTVHKTIGGPRSGFILTNDADLAKKLNTAVFPGQQGGPLMHVIAAKATAFKLAGTPEFKERQERTLRGASILAERLSQQDVKDAGIGVRSGGTDVHLVLVDLRDAAIDGKQAEDLLHDIHITVNRNAVPNDPRPPMVTSGLRIGTPALATRGFGDAEFTEVADVIALALLPGADVEALRARVDALAAGFPLYPDLQQ comes from the coding sequence ATGACAGACCGTTACTTCAACGCCCCACTCTCCGAGGTCGACCCCGAGATCGCACAGGTCCTCGACCGAGAGCTCGCACGGCAGCAGACGTTCCTCGAGATGATCGCATCCGAGAACTTCGTGCCCGTGTCGGTGCTCCAGTCGCAGGGCTCGGTACTGACCAACAAGTACGCCGAGGGATACCCCGGCCGTCGTTACTACGGCGGCTGCGAAGAGGTCGACGTCGCCGAGGAGCTCGCGATCCAGCGCGCCAAGGACCTGTTCGGCGCGGAGTTCGCCAACGTCCAGCCGCACTCGGGCGCATCCGCGAACGCCGCCGTGCTGCACGCGATCGCGCGCCCCGGCGACACGCTGCTCGGCCTCGCGCTCGACCAGGGCGGCCACCTGACCCACGGCATGAAGATCAACTTCTCCGGCCGTCTCTACGACATCGTCGCCTACGGCGTCGACCCCGAGACCTCGACCATCGACATGGACGAGGTGCGTCGCCTCGCCCTCGAGCACAAGCCGAAGGTCATCATCGCCGGCTGGTCGGCATACCCGCGCACGCTCGACTTCGCCGCCTTCCGTGCGATCGCCGACGAGGTCGGCGCGCTGCTCTGGGTCGACATGGCGCACTTCGCCGGCCTCGTCGCCGCCGGCCTCCACCCGAACCCGGTGCCGCACGCGCACGTCGTCTCGTCGACCGTGCACAAGACCATCGGCGGTCCCCGTTCGGGCTTCATCCTGACGAACGACGCCGACCTCGCGAAGAAGCTCAACACGGCTGTGTTCCCGGGGCAGCAGGGCGGACCGCTCATGCACGTGATCGCCGCGAAGGCGACGGCGTTCAAGCTCGCGGGCACCCCGGAGTTCAAGGAGCGCCAGGAGCGCACGCTGCGCGGAGCATCCATCCTCGCCGAGCGTCTCTCGCAGCAGGATGTGAAGGATGCCGGCATCGGGGTGCGCTCCGGCGGCACCGACGTGCACCTGGTGCTCGTCGACCTGCGTGACGCCGCGATCGACGGCAAGCAGGCCGAGGACCTGCTGCACGACATCCACATCACCGTCAACCGCAATGCGGTGCCGAACGACCCGCGCCCGCCGATGGTCACCTCGGGTCTGCGCATCGGGACGCCGGCGCTCGCCACCCGCGGCTTCGGCGACGCCGAGTTCACCGAGGTCGCCGACGTGATCGCACTCGCGCTGCTCCCCGGTGCCGACGTCGAGGCGCTCCGTGCGCGTGTCGATGCGCTCGCCGCAGGCTTCCCGCTCTACCCGGACCTGCAGCAGTGA